One window of Halopelagius longus genomic DNA carries:
- a CDS encoding DUF7562 family protein: MWRSRTNRDRKMVVCIACGTSVLRSEAREYDKEGDRWDRHGKEFEHLCKECYRGLCHQPRDELEGLLVEVERDGADRSEFLSRYFGAVEERYGSAEETNRES, encoded by the coding sequence ATGTGGCGCTCCCGGACCAACCGGGACCGGAAGATGGTCGTCTGCATCGCCTGCGGTACCTCGGTCCTCCGCTCGGAGGCACGAGAGTACGACAAAGAGGGTGACCGTTGGGACCGGCACGGAAAGGAGTTCGAGCACCTCTGTAAGGAGTGTTACCGGGGACTCTGTCACCAACCCCGAGACGAGTTAGAGGGACTCCTCGTGGAGGTAGAACGAGACGGGGCGGATCGTTCGGAGTTCCTCAGTCGGTACTTCGGCGCGGTAGAGGAACGGTACGGGTCGGCCGAAGAGACGAACCGAGAGTCCTGA
- a CDS encoding GNAT family N-acetyltransferase yields MEIRELTEPAERREAVPILQQLWTDATAEEVMEWTADEEYHLFGGVVDDEVVGVAGVLQQRVLHHVRHAWLYDLVVDEERRDEGHGKTLVEFVEAWAEKNDCEYVALASPLAKEEVHAYYETQGYEKWGYVIEKEL; encoded by the coding sequence ATGGAGATTCGGGAGTTAACGGAGCCCGCCGAGCGACGCGAAGCAGTCCCCATCCTCCAACAGTTGTGGACCGATGCCACTGCCGAAGAGGTGATGGAATGGACCGCAGACGAAGAGTACCACCTTTTCGGGGGGGTTGTCGATGACGAGGTAGTGGGCGTCGCGGGTGTTCTCCAGCAACGCGTCCTCCACCACGTGCGACACGCATGGCTGTACGACCTCGTCGTAGACGAGGAACGCAGAGACGAAGGACACGGCAAGACCCTCGTGGAGTTCGTCGAGGCATGGGCCGAGAAGAACGACTGCGAGTACGTCGCATTGGCGTCACCGCTGGCGAAAGAAGAGGTCCATGCCTACTACGAAACCCAAGGCTACGAGAAGTGGGGTTATGTGATAGAGAAAGAACTCTGA
- a CDS encoding beta-glucosidase — protein MSEEEHHEIAGVSRRQFVQLAAAVSAAGGALSGTAAADGDEGGGDAAELVEEMTLEEKVSRTHGAEGGPEGIAGYLQGVERLDVPGMGMADGPPGASLGDPTTRFPHPIAAAATFDPDLSAEMGSAIAREVKSGGVEVLLAPSMDTFRVPLHARSGETYGEDPALASEMAAAYTGAVQDEGVVATLKHFVCYNQASTTGDVMDYFSFSEHDVRVDERALREIYFRPFRAAVTEGDAGAVMPAYNKINGTFCSENEMLLRDVLKGEWEFDGFVVSDWGGTHSTVKAAENGLDVEMPSAEYFGDALKEAVENGQLDESVVDEMARRTLDSQAEIGALSGEREGSEPVRGTDEHFELAQRIAEEGSVLLQNDSDCLPLDADGIDELAVVGPTPEEFKPSVGGSDHIEAIRSVGPVEGIESVADDVTVTPVATDRYELAGPDGFASRSGDAGFTAEYFASEDWSGDPVETRVEDQIDLTESDLDGVGSDDGPVTVRWSGTLTAPSSGTLAVQLTSQGHGTVAIDGEEVIRSEGGGFAGPKTEEAAVELEEGHEYDVRVEAEGTAPVRFEWTTPGAIADAVEAAESADAAVVLAKTDTFYGDDRHEYELPGNQNAVIEGVAGANDRTVVLLNTEAPVATPWADDVPSILQVWFPGQEGGTAVANLLFGEANPSGKTPVTFAENLDDYLPGEVATLPDGARAYPGVDGTVYYDEGVFVGYRHFDEHGVEPRFPFGHGESYTDFEYSNLRVTPKVKNRNKETVKAKVRVTNVGDCDGAEVVQLYVGDRDASVERPPKELKAFEKVRLSPGEETTVTFELDEEAFAFYHPDGGWTVEAGAFDVLVGSSSRDIRLDEEIEVQATSKGKAKGRDADGGEAATADD, from the coding sequence ATGTCCGAAGAGGAACACCACGAGATTGCAGGAGTATCGAGGCGGCAGTTCGTCCAGTTAGCGGCCGCGGTGTCGGCCGCCGGAGGTGCGCTCTCGGGGACGGCGGCCGCCGACGGAGACGAGGGGGGCGGAGACGCGGCCGAACTGGTCGAGGAGATGACGCTCGAAGAGAAGGTGTCGCGGACCCACGGCGCGGAAGGGGGGCCGGAGGGTATCGCGGGCTACCTGCAGGGCGTCGAACGACTCGACGTTCCCGGGATGGGAATGGCCGACGGGCCGCCGGGGGCGTCGCTGGGCGACCCGACGACGCGCTTCCCGCACCCGATCGCGGCGGCGGCGACGTTCGACCCGGACCTGAGCGCCGAGATGGGTAGCGCCATCGCCCGCGAGGTGAAAAGCGGGGGCGTCGAGGTGTTGCTCGCGCCCTCGATGGACACGTTCCGCGTCCCCCTCCACGCCCGAAGCGGTGAGACGTACGGCGAGGACCCGGCCCTCGCGTCGGAGATGGCGGCCGCGTACACCGGCGCGGTACAGGACGAAGGCGTCGTCGCGACGCTGAAACACTTCGTCTGCTACAATCAGGCGAGCACGACGGGCGACGTGATGGACTACTTCTCCTTCTCCGAACACGACGTCAGGGTGGACGAACGCGCCCTCCGCGAGATCTACTTCCGGCCGTTCAGGGCGGCCGTCACGGAGGGCGACGCCGGCGCGGTGATGCCCGCGTACAACAAGATAAACGGGACGTTCTGCAGCGAGAACGAGATGTTGCTGCGCGACGTTCTCAAGGGAGAGTGGGAGTTCGACGGGTTCGTCGTCTCCGACTGGGGGGGCACCCACAGCACGGTGAAAGCGGCCGAGAACGGTCTCGACGTGGAGATGCCGTCCGCGGAGTACTTCGGCGACGCCCTGAAGGAGGCCGTCGAGAACGGCCAACTCGACGAGAGCGTCGTCGACGAGATGGCGCGCCGAACGCTCGACTCGCAGGCCGAAATCGGCGCGCTCTCGGGCGAACGCGAGGGGTCGGAACCCGTCCGCGGGACCGACGAACACTTCGAACTCGCCCAGCGAATCGCCGAAGAGGGGTCGGTCCTCCTGCAGAACGACTCCGACTGTCTTCCCCTCGACGCGGACGGTATCGACGAACTCGCCGTCGTCGGCCCGACGCCCGAGGAGTTCAAACCGAGCGTCGGCGGCAGCGACCACATCGAGGCAATCCGCAGCGTCGGTCCGGTTGAGGGAATAGAGAGCGTCGCGGACGACGTGACGGTCACGCCCGTCGCGACGGACCGGTACGAACTCGCCGGGCCGGACGGGTTCGCGTCCAGAAGCGGCGACGCGGGGTTCACCGCGGAGTACTTCGCCTCCGAGGACTGGTCCGGCGACCCGGTGGAGACGCGCGTCGAAGATCAGATAGACCTGACCGAGTCGGACCTCGACGGCGTCGGCTCCGACGACGGGCCCGTCACCGTGCGGTGGTCCGGAACGCTCACCGCGCCCTCGAGTGGGACGCTCGCCGTCCAACTCACCAGTCAGGGGCACGGAACCGTCGCCATCGACGGCGAGGAGGTCATCCGGAGCGAGGGCGGCGGGTTCGCCGGCCCGAAGACCGAGGAAGCGGCCGTCGAACTCGAAGAAGGCCACGAGTACGACGTGCGCGTCGAAGCCGAGGGGACCGCCCCCGTCCGCTTCGAGTGGACCACCCCCGGAGCGATAGCGGACGCCGTCGAGGCGGCCGAGTCGGCGGACGCGGCCGTGGTCCTCGCGAAGACGGACACGTTCTACGGCGACGACCGCCACGAGTACGAACTTCCCGGCAACCAGAACGCGGTCATCGAGGGCGTCGCCGGCGCCAACGACCGAACGGTCGTCCTCCTCAACACCGAGGCGCCGGTGGCGACGCCGTGGGCCGACGACGTGCCGTCCATCCTGCAGGTGTGGTTCCCCGGACAGGAGGGCGGGACGGCGGTGGCGAACCTCCTGTTCGGCGAGGCCAACCCGTCCGGCAAGACGCCGGTGACGTTCGCCGAGAACCTCGACGACTACCTCCCGGGTGAGGTTGCGACGCTTCCCGACGGTGCGCGGGCCTACCCCGGCGTCGACGGGACGGTGTACTACGACGAGGGCGTCTTCGTCGGCTACCGCCACTTCGACGAACACGGCGTCGAACCGCGGTTCCCGTTCGGCCACGGCGAGTCCTACACCGACTTCGAGTACTCCAATCTCCGGGTGACGCCGAAGGTGAAGAACCGGAACAAGGAGACGGTGAAAGCGAAGGTTCGGGTGACGAACGTCGGCGACTGCGACGGTGCCGAAGTGGTGCAGTTGTACGTCGGCGACAGGGACGCGAGCGTCGAGCGACCGCCGAAGGAACTGAAGGCCTTCGAGAAGGTGCGCCTCTCGCCCGGCGAGGAGACGACGGTGACGTTCGAACTCGACGAAGAGGCGTTCGCCTTCTACCATCCCGACGGGGGATGGACGGTCGAGGCGGGCGCGTTCGACGTGCTAGTCGGAAGTTCCTCGCGGGACATCCGACTGGACGAGGAAATCGAAGTGCAGGCGACGTCGAAGGGGAAGGCGAAGGGCCGCGACGCCGACGGCGGCGAGGCGGCGACGGCGGACGACTGA
- a CDS encoding DUF1028 domain-containing protein: protein MTFSICVHEEYVDADGETHDRFGVAVTTRLPGVGVLCPFASENGAVATQSFTNVELGRKGVEYIDDGLAVEDALEALLNADEGRTQRQLHGVDAEGTFAFSGDDCHGWYGHVEGENYTVAGNLLTGESVVEATAAAYEEGDREEPLAKRLIGALSAGSAEGGDRRTDLEVQSAALVVETTEERAPEPYYDDLRVDASRTPIADLRETYEAAKEGYEAAIRKYHGG from the coding sequence GTGACATTCAGCATCTGCGTCCACGAGGAGTACGTCGACGCCGACGGCGAGACGCACGACCGGTTCGGCGTCGCCGTGACGACGCGACTCCCCGGCGTCGGGGTGCTCTGTCCGTTCGCGAGCGAGAACGGCGCCGTCGCCACGCAGAGTTTCACGAACGTCGAGTTGGGGCGGAAGGGCGTCGAGTACATCGACGACGGCCTCGCGGTCGAAGACGCCTTAGAGGCGTTGTTGAACGCCGACGAGGGGCGGACACAGCGACAACTCCACGGCGTCGACGCCGAGGGGACGTTCGCCTTCTCCGGCGACGACTGCCACGGGTGGTACGGCCACGTCGAGGGCGAGAACTACACCGTCGCCGGGAACCTCCTGACGGGCGAGTCCGTCGTGGAGGCAACCGCCGCGGCGTACGAGGAGGGGGACCGAGAGGAACCGTTGGCCAAGCGGTTGATAGGGGCCCTCTCGGCGGGGTCCGCCGAAGGCGGCGACAGGCGGACGGACTTAGAGGTGCAGAGCGCCGCCCTCGTCGTGGAGACGACGGAGGAAAGAGCGCCGGAGCCGTACTACGACGACCTGCGGGTGGACGCCTCGCGGACGCCCATCGCGGACCTCAGAGAGACGTACGAGGCGGCCAAAGAGGGGTACGAGGCCGCCATCCGGAAGTACCACGGAGGGTGA
- a CDS encoding DUF7385 family protein, with protein MDDAAYDDLISSVTPHESSGGVTTYRNTVSIACPACEKPFDDLVVCEEEYNSLELSMLLDLCVTTHDDDVLLFTHKK; from the coding sequence ATGGACGACGCAGCGTACGACGACCTCATCTCGTCCGTGACGCCCCACGAGTCGAGTGGCGGCGTCACCACGTACCGAAACACGGTGAGTATCGCCTGTCCGGCCTGCGAGAAACCGTTCGACGACCTCGTGGTCTGCGAAGAGGAGTACAACAGCCTCGAACTGAGCATGCTGTTGGACCTCTGCGTCACGACGCACGACGACGACGTACTCCTCTTCACCCACAAGAAGTGA
- a CDS encoding class I SAM-dependent methyltransferase, translated as MPVNDIQEFYDSYGRNEWQRLEESIDGRVEYEETVAALEKFLPDSGRVLDAGGGAGRYALWLAERGYEVTLLDLSRRQTELAREQAIDHGLVDSISVIQGSITDLPLQNKTFDAICCLGGPISHLLDERDRLQAVREFRRVSRSEAPVFVSVMGLLGMVQLQLTTGYQVELLPDLLEHGDLDESLLDEYGYKQSFAAAHFFRRKELINLLSDAGLTVTDVVGLEGLASLFHDEQVRENISDFSESEIKALKRTIRKTNDERAVADVSVHMLGIGYA; from the coding sequence GTGCCTGTCAACGATATCCAAGAGTTCTACGATTCGTACGGTCGAAACGAGTGGCAACGGCTCGAGGAGAGTATCGACGGACGAGTTGAGTACGAAGAGACGGTGGCGGCCCTTGAGAAGTTCCTTCCCGACTCAGGTCGTGTTTTGGACGCTGGCGGTGGGGCTGGTCGGTACGCGCTTTGGCTCGCCGAGCGAGGCTACGAAGTCACGTTACTCGATCTCAGTCGGCGGCAAACAGAGCTCGCACGTGAACAAGCGATTGACCACGGACTAGTAGATTCTATCTCTGTAATTCAGGGATCGATTACGGACCTGCCGCTACAGAACAAGACTTTCGACGCTATCTGCTGTCTGGGTGGGCCGATATCGCACTTGCTCGATGAGCGTGACAGACTCCAGGCAGTCCGGGAGTTCCGACGGGTCAGCCGGTCAGAGGCGCCGGTCTTCGTCTCCGTGATGGGACTGCTCGGAATGGTCCAGCTGCAACTAACCACCGGCTACCAAGTGGAGCTACTCCCGGATCTCCTCGAACATGGCGACCTCGATGAATCGCTGTTGGATGAATACGGATACAAGCAATCCTTCGCTGCAGCGCACTTCTTTCGCAGGAAAGAGCTCATCAACCTCCTTTCGGATGCCGGATTGACAGTGACTGATGTCGTAGGATTGGAGGGCTTGGCATCTCTGTTCCACGACGAACAGGTACGTGAGAACATATCCGATTTTTCGGAAAGTGAGATCAAGGCATTGAAGCGGACGATCCGAAAAACGAACGATGAACGAGCAGTAGCGGACGTTTCGGTCCATATGCTGGGAATTGGATACGCTTGA
- a CDS encoding FmdB family zinc ribbon protein has product MSLIGTVKDMLVPDTERGVQYECVECGERFEKARKRCPECGAREIMEVEGFDMRPDT; this is encoded by the coding sequence GTGAGTCTCATTGGCACGGTGAAGGACATGCTCGTCCCGGATACCGAACGCGGCGTCCAGTACGAGTGCGTCGAGTGCGGCGAACGGTTCGAGAAGGCGCGCAAACGGTGTCCCGAGTGCGGAGCGCGGGAGATCATGGAGGTCGAAGGGTTCGACATGCGGCCGGACACCTGA
- a CDS encoding homoserine dehydrogenase — MSGKRLAVVGAGAVGGSVVELAAEYGHTVTAFADSSSAAVDAEGLDPDAVLERKRAEGVVGSDDPEDAVDAEYDVLVEATPTTLGDAEPGFSHARAALERDRHLVLANKGPVAERYGDLMSLARESAGDVRFEATVGGAIPVLSTVEDLGPSHVEAARGVLNGTANFVLSRMAAEGLGYEHVLAEAQDLGVAEADPSFDVEGTDAALKCVILANVLSEDTEYTLADAEVEGITEIPGSALDLAAEDGRTIRLIGEATAEGGVRVGPRLVPQNAALSVTGTRNIVQLETAHAGQLNISGRGAGGPETATAVLADVERLD, encoded by the coding sequence ATGAGCGGAAAGCGCCTCGCCGTCGTCGGCGCGGGTGCGGTCGGCGGGTCCGTCGTCGAACTCGCCGCGGAGTACGGCCACACGGTCACCGCCTTCGCCGACTCCTCGTCGGCGGCCGTCGACGCCGAGGGCCTCGACCCCGACGCGGTCCTCGAACGGAAGCGCGCGGAGGGCGTGGTCGGGAGCGACGACCCCGAAGACGCCGTAGACGCCGAGTACGACGTGCTGGTGGAGGCGACGCCGACGACGCTCGGCGACGCCGAGCCCGGATTCTCGCACGCGCGCGCCGCCCTCGAACGCGACCGACACCTCGTGTTGGCGAACAAGGGGCCGGTCGCGGAACGCTACGGCGACCTGATGTCGCTCGCGCGCGAGAGCGCGGGCGACGTTCGGTTCGAGGCGACGGTCGGCGGCGCGATACCCGTCCTCTCGACCGTCGAGGACCTCGGCCCCTCGCACGTCGAAGCCGCGCGCGGCGTCCTCAACGGGACGGCCAACTTCGTGCTCTCGCGGATGGCCGCCGAGGGCCTCGGCTACGAACACGTCCTCGCGGAGGCGCAGGACCTCGGCGTCGCGGAGGCGGACCCCTCCTTCGACGTCGAGGGGACCGACGCGGCGCTGAAGTGCGTCATCCTCGCGAACGTCCTCTCGGAGGACACAGAGTACACCCTCGCGGACGCCGAAGTCGAGGGCATCACGGAGATACCGGGGAGCGCGCTGGATCTGGCCGCCGAAGACGGGCGGACGATTCGCCTCATCGGCGAGGCGACGGCCGAGGGCGGCGTCCGCGTCGGCCCGCGACTCGTGCCCCAGAACGCCGCGCTCTCGGTGACGGGCACGCGGAACATCGTCCAACTGGAGACGGCTCACGCCGGTCAGTTGAACATCAGCGGACGCGGTGCGGGCGGTCCGGAGACGGCGACGGCCGTTCTCGCCGACGTGGAACGACTCGACTGA
- a CDS encoding RNA-binding protein, with translation MKVKSRHHLRSDEIADIEETIADRTGVELDGDAYEMVELADSEYDIVLVDGEPVVMFLDGDPALTVRGANQYSPSRNVVTVDAGAISFVSDGADVMRPGIVEADDSIDSGDFVLVAEETHGKVLAVGRALEPGREMVGDSGKVVESIHHVGDELYEFSV, from the coding sequence ATGAAGGTGAAGTCCCGCCACCACCTCCGGAGCGACGAGATAGCCGACATCGAAGAGACGATAGCCGACCGCACGGGCGTCGAACTCGACGGCGACGCCTACGAGATGGTCGAACTCGCCGACTCCGAGTACGACATCGTCCTCGTGGACGGCGAACCGGTCGTGATGTTCCTCGACGGCGACCCGGCGTTGACCGTCCGCGGCGCGAACCAGTACTCGCCGTCGCGCAACGTCGTCACCGTCGACGCCGGGGCCATCTCGTTCGTCAGCGACGGCGCCGACGTGATGCGCCCCGGCATCGTCGAGGCGGACGACTCCATCGACTCTGGCGATTTCGTCCTCGTCGCCGAGGAGACGCACGGCAAGGTGCTCGCGGTCGGACGCGCACTCGAACCCGGACGCGAGATGGTCGGCGACTCGGGGAAAGTCGTCGAGTCGATACACCACGTCGGCGACGAACTGTACGAGTTCTCCGTCTGA
- a CDS encoding ribonuclease catalytic domain-containing protein, giving the protein MSNDAQAQAGTAEGQGPVEISPDVARQLKEKREELFEEFEIRDKFPPEVLAEARERTEGVHDEIQDEIDERRDLRDLTTWTTDPVDAQDFDDAISIEEGEETYTLWVHIADVSHYVHPGSEMWDEAVKRGNTVYLPAYTIHMLPPTLAETVCSLVPNEDRLAHTVEMEIEKENLSFENIEIYKSVIESDERLTYTQCEARLDDEDLPLHEECNLVFELADQMHQQRKEDGSLVLNPRRDRAHTIIEECMLKANKAVTHELMWGRGVEAMYRVHPQPTPDQWDKALREIMELDGVSIPSAKFDDPRKAVNAALEDSPPRALNKIQRAVLKVMPRAKYMNDPFGGHHALNFDIYGHFTSPIRRLSDLINHWIVHENDVPEDLIELCDRASDRQKDAETAERLYKQFLEEVHLDPYAVNNRGLRTVDEEGNVVNENGLPPEEADLRED; this is encoded by the coding sequence ATGTCGAACGACGCGCAGGCGCAGGCCGGGACGGCGGAGGGGCAAGGGCCCGTCGAAATCAGCCCCGACGTCGCCCGGCAACTGAAAGAGAAACGCGAAGAACTCTTCGAGGAGTTCGAGATTCGGGACAAGTTCCCGCCGGAAGTCCTCGCGGAGGCCCGGGAACGGACCGAGGGCGTCCACGACGAGATTCAGGACGAAATCGACGAGCGACGCGACTTACGCGACCTGACGACGTGGACGACGGACCCGGTGGACGCACAGGACTTCGACGACGCCATCAGCATCGAGGAGGGCGAGGAGACGTACACGCTGTGGGTCCACATCGCGGACGTGAGCCACTACGTCCACCCCGGATCGGAGATGTGGGACGAGGCGGTCAAGCGCGGCAACACCGTCTACCTGCCCGCGTACACCATCCACATGCTCCCGCCGACGCTGGCGGAGACGGTCTGTTCGCTCGTCCCCAACGAGGACCGCCTCGCCCACACCGTCGAGATGGAGATAGAGAAGGAGAACCTCTCGTTCGAGAACATCGAGATATACAAGTCCGTCATCGAGTCGGACGAACGACTCACCTACACCCAGTGCGAGGCGCGCCTCGACGACGAGGACTTACCGCTTCACGAGGAGTGTAACCTCGTCTTCGAACTCGCAGACCAGATGCACCAACAGCGAAAGGAGGACGGCTCTCTGGTCCTCAACCCGCGGCGCGACAGGGCACACACCATCATCGAGGAGTGCATGCTGAAGGCCAACAAGGCCGTCACGCACGAACTGATGTGGGGGCGGGGCGTCGAGGCGATGTACCGCGTCCACCCGCAACCGACCCCCGACCAGTGGGACAAGGCGCTCCGAGAGATCATGGAACTCGACGGCGTCTCCATCCCGAGCGCGAAGTTCGACGACCCGCGGAAGGCCGTCAACGCCGCCCTCGAAGACTCGCCGCCGCGCGCCCTCAACAAGATTCAGCGCGCCGTCCTGAAGGTGATGCCCCGAGCGAAGTACATGAACGACCCCTTCGGCGGACACCACGCGCTGAACTTCGACATCTACGGGCACTTCACCTCGCCCATCCGCCGACTGTCGGACCTCATCAACCACTGGATAGTCCACGAGAACGACGTTCCCGAGGACCTCATCGAACTGTGCGACCGGGCGTCGGACCGACAGAAGGACGCCGAAACCGCGGAGCGACTGTACAAGCAGTTCCTCGAAGAGGTCCATCTGGACCCCTACGCGGTGAACAACCGCGGCCTCCGGACCGTAGACGAGGAGGGCAACGTCGTCAACGAGAACGGTCTGCCGCCCGAGGAAGCGGACCTGCGCGAGGATTGA
- the rpsJ gene encoding 30S ribosomal protein S10, which produces MQQARVRLAGTSPDDLDDICDDVREIANKTGVNLSGPIPLPTKTLEVPTRKSPDGEGTATWEHWEMRVHKRLIDIDADERALRQLMRIQVPNDVSIEIVLED; this is translated from the coding sequence ATGCAGCAGGCACGCGTTCGTCTCGCCGGGACCAGCCCGGACGACCTCGACGACATCTGCGACGACGTCCGCGAAATCGCCAACAAGACGGGCGTCAATCTCAGCGGGCCGATTCCGCTGCCGACGAAGACGCTCGAAGTTCCGACGCGAAAGTCCCCCGACGGAGAGGGGACGGCCACGTGGGAACACTGGGAGATGCGCGTCCACAAGCGTCTCATCGACATCGACGCTGACGAACGCGCCCTGCGCCAGCTGATGCGCATTCAGGTCCCGAACGACGTCAGCATCGAAATCGTCCTCGAAGACTGA
- a CDS encoding cell division protein SepF, whose translation MGIMSKILSGGGQHTTEDYVELDLDEFDTARGEAGMSVRIAAIGEQQDVIAIKDAVYDGDIVIADITRHTTSDTTMERIVDDLRQVANEVDGDIVQKGDDQIIITPTGVSVAREKL comes from the coding sequence ATGGGTATCATGAGCAAAATCCTCAGCGGGGGAGGACAGCACACGACTGAGGACTACGTCGAACTCGACTTAGACGAGTTCGACACCGCGCGCGGCGAAGCGGGTATGAGCGTTCGCATCGCCGCGATCGGCGAACAACAGGACGTCATCGCCATCAAAGACGCCGTCTACGACGGCGACATCGTCATCGCGGACATCACCCGCCACACCACCTCCGACACCACGATGGAACGCATCGTGGACGACCTGCGACAGGTCGCAAACGAGGTAGACGGCGACATCGTCCAGAAGGGCGACGACCAGATCATCATCACGCCCACCGGCGTGAGCGTCGCCCGAGAGAAACTGTAA
- the tuf gene encoding translation elongation factor EF-1 subunit alpha, which produces MSDKPHQNLAIIGHVDHGKSTLVGRLLFETGSVPEHVIEQHREEAESKGKGGFEFAYVMDNLAEERERGVTIDIAHQEFDTDEYYFTIVDCPGHRDFVKNMITGASQADNAVLVVAADDGVAPQTREHVFLARTLGINELIIAVNKMDVVDYSEDTYKQVKEEVQNLLQQVRFRSEDATFVPISAFEGDNIAEASDNTSWYDGPTLLESLNDLPAAEPPTDAPLRLPIQDVYTISGIGTVPVGRIETGTMSPGDNVSFQPSDVGGEVKTVEMHHEEVPEAGPGDNVGFNVRGVGKDDIRRGDVCGPADDPPSVAETFKAQVVVMQHPSVITAGYTPVFHAHTAQVACTIEEINQKLDPSSGEVAEENPDFIKSGDAAVVTVRPQKPLSIEPSGEIPELGSFAVRDMGQTIAAGKVLEVNER; this is translated from the coding sequence ATGAGTGACAAACCGCACCAAAACTTGGCCATCATCGGCCACGTTGACCACGGAAAGAGTACGCTCGTGGGCCGACTCCTGTTCGAGACAGGGTCCGTCCCCGAGCACGTAATCGAGCAGCACCGAGAAGAGGCCGAGTCCAAGGGTAAGGGCGGATTCGAGTTCGCCTACGTCATGGACAACCTCGCCGAAGAGCGCGAGCGCGGTGTCACCATCGACATCGCCCACCAGGAGTTCGACACCGACGAGTACTACTTCACCATCGTCGACTGTCCTGGTCACCGCGACTTCGTGAAGAACATGATCACGGGCGCCTCGCAGGCGGACAACGCGGTGCTCGTCGTCGCCGCCGACGACGGTGTCGCGCCGCAGACCCGTGAGCACGTCTTCCTCGCCCGAACGCTGGGCATCAACGAGCTCATCATCGCCGTCAACAAGATGGACGTCGTTGACTACAGCGAAGACACCTACAAGCAGGTCAAAGAGGAAGTCCAGAACCTCCTCCAGCAGGTTCGCTTCCGCTCCGAGGACGCGACGTTCGTCCCCATCTCGGCGTTCGAGGGCGACAACATCGCGGAAGCGTCCGACAACACGTCGTGGTACGACGGTCCGACGCTGCTGGAATCGCTCAACGACCTGCCGGCCGCGGAGCCGCCGACGGACGCGCCGCTTCGCCTGCCGATCCAGGACGTCTACACCATCTCCGGTATCGGTACGGTCCCGGTCGGCCGCATCGAGACCGGTACGATGAGCCCGGGCGACAACGTCTCCTTCCAGCCCTCCGACGTGGGCGGGGAAGTGAAGACGGTCGAGATGCACCACGAAGAGGTCCCCGAGGCGGGCCCCGGCGACAACGTCGGGTTCAACGTCCGTGGCGTCGGTAAGGACGACATCCGCCGCGGTGACGTCTGTGGTCCCGCCGACGACCCGCCGTCCGTCGCGGAGACGTTCAAGGCGCAGGTCGTCGTCATGCAGCACCCCTCGGTCATCACGGCCGGGTACACGCCGGTCTTCCACGCCCACACGGCGCAGGTCGCGTGTACCATCGAGGAGATCAACCAGAAGCTCGACCCCTCCTCGGGCGAAGTCGCCGAGGAGAACCCCGACTTCATCAAGTCCGGCGACGCTGCGGTCGTGACGGTCCGACCGCAGAAGCCGCTCAGCATCGAGCCGTCGGGCGAAATCCCGGAACTCGGCAGCTTCGCCGTCCGCGACATGGGTCAGACCATCGCGGCTGGCAAGGTGCTCGAGGTCAACGAGCGATAG
- a CDS encoding methionine--tRNA ligase — translation MAFLTDLKERIDRWRSTDPYHYECTVCERTFQSDRRKCPDCGGAVERATGTQSTGAEPLP, via the coding sequence ATGGCGTTCCTCACCGACCTCAAGGAGAGAATCGACCGGTGGCGCAGCACCGACCCGTACCACTACGAGTGCACCGTCTGCGAACGGACGTTCCAGTCGGACCGCAGGAAATGTCCGGACTGCGGCGGCGCCGTCGAACGGGCCACCGGAACACAATCGACGGGGGCCGAACCGCTCCCGTGA